The Fusarium keratoplasticum isolate Fu6.1 chromosome 8, whole genome shotgun sequence genome includes a region encoding these proteins:
- a CDS encoding NACHT domain-containing protein translates to MATGCINVMRGFLKEDMCGLRSWKGEASNIGRGAIGSYMLEEVEYACLYWTFHVEEANVNSLADDVLAFLNDHFLHWAEALALMRRTVEAITDIHRLLGTLRHQENASLSDFLMDAVQILKANQSILYKAPLQPYSSILLFSPQNSVVRQQFIGVLPRWITLCPRTESNWELLALGDRSIAKLRLWSTITSDCLRALEPPPPENYFNDGHPTAKPLEGRWFAFSDDARLLAFYLFECQNDVVTAVIRCYSDFGGFLWESVVLDSYPCPECLWTSSVAFSADLTMIAARIQDNVTAWRIRPNGPEQVWKSYSPDGAISMALSHDGALLFMTSLAGFYVWSTNDCWSRFLDVEDIDWFWGSFKASADWTVLACGGADHVYL, encoded by the exons ATGGCGACTGGGTGCATCAACGTCATGCGCGGTTTTCTTAAAGAAGACATGTGTGGCTTAAGATCATGGAAGGGGGAGGCCTCAAACATCGGCCGTGGAGCAATTGGCTCCTACATGCTAGAGGAAGTCGAATATGCCTGCCTTTATTGGACTTTCcacgtcgaggaggccaacGTCAACAGTTTAGCAGATGATGTTCTTGCATTCCTGAACGACCATTTTCTACACTGGGCTGAGGCCCTTGCCTTGATGAGGCGGACTGTGGAAGCCATCACTGATATTCACCGTCTTTTAGGCACTTTAAGA CACCAGGAAAATGCCAGCCTGTCTGACTTCCTAATGGACGCTGTCCAAATCCTCAAGGCCAATCAATCAATCCTATACAAGGCGCCCCTTCAGCCATACTCTTCCATTCTCCTGTTTTCTCCCCAGAACAGCGTCGTCAGGCAGCAGTTCATCGGAGTATTGCCCCGGTGGATAACCCTTTGCCCACGCACAGAAAGCAACTGGG AACTCTTGGCACTCGGTGACCGCAGTATTGCCAAACTTCGCTTATGGAGCACCATCACGAGTGATTGTTTAAGGGCACTTGagcctcctcccccagaaAACTATTTCAATGATGGCCATCCAACGGCAAAACCCCTTGAGGGACGCTGGTTTGCTTTCTCAGACGACGCTAGACTCCTAGCGTTTTATTTGTTTGAGTGTCAGAACGATGTAGTCACGGCCGTGATCCGATGCTACTCTGACTTCGGTGGCTTCCTCTGGGAGTCTGTGGTGCTTGACTCATACCCTTGTCCAGAATGCCTCTGGACTTCGTCGGTGGCGTTTTCAGCAGATCTAACCATGATTGCAGCACGGATCCAGGACAATGTGACAGCGTGGCGTATTAGACCCAATGGGCCTGAACAAGTCTGGAAATCATATAGTCCTGACGGCGCGATCTCGATGGCACTATCACACGATGGGGCCCTCCTTTTCATGACCTCGTTGGCTGGCTTCTACGTGTGGAGTACCAACGACTGCTGGTCGCGCTTCTTGGATGTTGAAGATATTGACTGGTTCTGGGGCTCTTTCAAAGCCTCGGCCGACTGGACCGTTTTGGCGTGTGGTGGTGCCGATCACGTGTATCTTTGA